The Salegentibacter mishustinae genome includes a window with the following:
- a CDS encoding GNAT family N-acetyltransferase, giving the protein MEILIKDFNELSIEELYQVLQLRSEVFVVEQDCVYQDIDGKDQNALHILGVKDGKVIAYTRCFDKGFYFDEAAIGRVVVKESERKNAYGHLILKASVEAIKERFKTDNIKLSAQQYLTNFYESHGFMQMGEGYLEDGIPHIAMIK; this is encoded by the coding sequence ATGGAGATTCTTATTAAAGATTTCAATGAACTTAGTATTGAAGAGCTTTACCAGGTATTACAACTTCGCTCTGAAGTTTTTGTAGTAGAACAGGACTGTGTTTACCAGGATATAGATGGTAAAGATCAAAATGCATTACACATTTTGGGTGTTAAGGATGGAAAAGTAATTGCCTACACTCGCTGTTTTGATAAAGGATTCTATTTTGATGAAGCCGCTATTGGGCGGGTTGTGGTTAAAGAATCTGAACGTAAAAATGCCTATGGCCATCTTATTCTAAAAGCTTCTGTAGAAGCCATTAAAGAGCGTTTTAAAACCGATAATATCAAACTTTCTGCGCAGCAATATTTAACCAATTTCTACGAAAGCCACGGTTTTATGCAAATGGGCGAAGGCTATCTGGAAGATGGAATACCGCATATTGCAATGATTAAATAA
- a CDS encoding M1 family metallopeptidase codes for MKKLLLSLALVATSLASAQNNTSYWQQHVDYKMEVDMNVDNFQYTGSQELVYTNNSPDTLDRVFYHLYFNAFQPGSEMDVRSLTIKDPDRRVGDHISKLTEEEQGYLRVSSLDQNGNELSYEEVGTVLEVELEEPILPGEKATFNMEFEGQVPEQIRRSGRNSSEGVALSMSQWFPKMAEYDFEGWHAAPYIGREFHGVWGDFDVKLTIDKDYTVAASGYLQNPEEIGHGYSVEEVQAEGDTHTWHFVAPKVHDFTWAADPEYIHDKRTAEDGTVLHFFYKDNDEIKENWKNLQEKTEELLLFFNENIGPYPWDQYTVAQGGDGGMEYAMLTLITGERNFGSLVGVTAHELAHAWFQHLMATNESKHEWMDEGFTSYISSAAMNQVMETYAENPHTGSYRGYMQLANSGVEQPQTTQADRYNLNAAYGAAAYSKGAVFLAQLGYIIGKDNLDKTLKRYYDEWKFKHPTPNNFIRVAEKVSGAELDWYLNDWTRTTAKIDYGIKEVTEVDENSTKVTLESHNLMPMPIDITVRYSNGEEEMIYIPLQMMRWEKPAEHENWTVAKDWAWAYPTYELNIDKPLSEIESIEIDESQLMADVKRDNNLYTAEEPSEEEGQE; via the coding sequence ATGAAGAAATTATTATTAAGTCTGGCCCTTGTTGCAACCTCCCTGGCCAGTGCCCAAAACAACACCAGCTACTGGCAACAGCACGTAGACTATAAGATGGAGGTAGATATGAATGTTGATAATTTTCAATATACCGGTTCGCAGGAATTGGTATATACCAACAATTCACCCGATACTTTAGACCGTGTTTTTTATCATTTGTATTTTAACGCTTTTCAACCGGGAAGCGAAATGGACGTACGTTCCTTAACCATAAAAGACCCAGATAGGAGAGTAGGAGACCATATTTCTAAATTAACCGAAGAAGAACAGGGATATTTAAGAGTATCCAGCCTGGACCAAAACGGTAATGAACTTTCTTATGAAGAAGTTGGAACCGTGTTGGAAGTTGAGCTGGAGGAACCTATTTTACCTGGCGAAAAAGCTACTTTTAATATGGAATTTGAAGGCCAGGTGCCGGAACAAATTCGCCGATCGGGAAGAAACAGCTCAGAAGGTGTTGCACTTTCTATGAGCCAGTGGTTTCCTAAAATGGCAGAATATGACTTTGAAGGATGGCACGCAGCGCCTTATATAGGTCGTGAATTTCACGGAGTTTGGGGCGATTTTGATGTAAAACTTACCATTGATAAAGATTATACCGTTGCCGCTTCAGGATATCTTCAAAATCCCGAGGAAATTGGACATGGTTATTCTGTTGAAGAAGTACAGGCGGAAGGCGATACGCATACCTGGCATTTTGTAGCACCAAAAGTGCACGATTTTACCTGGGCTGCAGATCCTGAATATATTCACGATAAAAGAACTGCTGAAGACGGAACAGTACTTCACTTCTTCTATAAAGACAATGATGAAATAAAGGAAAACTGGAAAAATCTCCAGGAAAAAACCGAAGAACTATTGTTGTTTTTCAACGAAAATATCGGCCCTTATCCATGGGATCAATATACCGTGGCACAAGGTGGTGATGGCGGTATGGAATACGCGATGCTAACTTTAATCACAGGAGAACGTAATTTTGGAAGCCTGGTAGGGGTAACTGCACACGAATTAGCTCACGCCTGGTTTCAGCACCTAATGGCCACTAACGAAAGTAAACACGAGTGGATGGACGAAGGATTTACCAGCTATATTTCCAGCGCTGCAATGAACCAGGTAATGGAAACTTATGCTGAAAACCCTCATACCGGATCTTACCGCGGATATATGCAATTGGCAAACTCTGGTGTTGAGCAACCACAAACCACTCAGGCCGATCGTTATAATTTAAATGCTGCTTACGGAGCTGCTGCTTATTCTAAAGGAGCTGTATTTTTAGCACAATTAGGATATATTATCGGGAAAGATAATCTTGATAAAACATTAAAGCGTTATTATGATGAATGGAAATTTAAACATCCTACCCCAAACAACTTTATTAGAGTTGCTGAAAAAGTTTCTGGAGCAGAATTAGACTGGTATTTAAACGATTGGACACGTACTACCGCTAAGATAGATTACGGAATAAAAGAAGTAACCGAAGTAGATGAAAATTCGACTAAAGTAACTTTAGAGAGCCACAACCTAATGCCAATGCCTATAGATATCACTGTGCGTTACAGCAATGGGGAAGAAGAAATGATCTATATTCCATTACAAATGATGCGTTGGGAAAAGCCGGCAGAACACGAGAACTGGACCGTAGCAAAAGATTGGGCCTGGGCCTATCCAACTTACGAATTAAACATAGATAAACCACTTAGCGAGATAGAAAGTATAGAAATAGACGAATCTCAACTCATGGCAGATGTAAAAAGAGATAACAATCTTTATACTGCCGAAGAACCTTCAGAAGAAGAAGGACAGGAGTAG
- a CDS encoding S41 family peptidase has protein sequence MKKKLTKKIAVICLGATLIFSSFGFKSDFFEIAKQIEIFTTLFKEINMNYVEETNPAALMDTAIKAMLADLDPYTNYWNEQDVEAARINNSGEYSGIGATVQVVDNSLLIMEPYKNYPADKAGLKAGDEIIEIEGIKVADYTDDVGELLNGSPDSQINLKYKRQGEIKTTQLTRSAIQLKAVPFYELLKEKTGYIVLSRFNAKASSETIRALKDLKNQGAEKIILDLRGNPGGLLTEAINVSNIFLPKGELITTTKSVIEKYNKAYQTQKEPIDTQIPLVVLVNGRSASASEIVAGAIQDLDRGVVVGARSFGKGLVQRPKELAYGTQLKITISRYYTPSGRCIQALNYAERDEDGKAIKRAVEDYKEFKTRNGRSVFDGGGISPDVKLETSEYSSITNALLAQNAIFNFATEYYYKNDLKDPESFEFTDTDFNNFKSFLKTSNFDYKTATEQELEELLAIASKEGYEQDILGHYKSISTEIEAQKKKELDEKKHEIVSILTDEIIKRYFYKEGLYEYYVENNPEILEAKSILNNSQRYSEILR, from the coding sequence ATGAAAAAGAAACTCACCAAAAAAATTGCGGTAATTTGTCTGGGTGCCACTCTAATATTCAGCAGTTTTGGCTTTAAATCTGATTTCTTTGAGATTGCCAAACAAATTGAAATTTTTACCACACTTTTTAAGGAAATCAACATGAATTATGTTGAAGAAACCAATCCTGCTGCTTTAATGGATACCGCTATTAAAGCGATGCTGGCAGATTTAGATCCTTATACCAATTACTGGAACGAACAGGATGTAGAAGCCGCAAGAATCAATAATTCTGGGGAATATAGTGGCATTGGTGCTACCGTGCAAGTTGTTGATAATAGCTTACTTATAATGGAACCTTATAAAAATTATCCAGCCGATAAAGCCGGATTAAAGGCCGGGGATGAAATTATTGAAATTGAAGGAATAAAAGTAGCCGATTACACCGATGATGTTGGAGAATTACTAAATGGCTCCCCAGACTCGCAGATCAACTTAAAATATAAGCGCCAGGGAGAAATAAAAACAACCCAACTTACAAGGAGTGCTATTCAATTAAAAGCAGTTCCATTTTATGAACTTTTAAAAGAAAAAACCGGGTATATAGTGCTTTCCCGATTTAACGCAAAAGCTTCTTCAGAAACAATAAGGGCGCTAAAAGATCTAAAAAATCAGGGTGCAGAGAAAATTATTCTTGACCTTAGAGGAAATCCCGGCGGTTTATTAACAGAAGCTATAAACGTGAGTAATATTTTCCTGCCAAAAGGCGAATTGATCACCACCACAAAATCGGTTATAGAAAAATATAACAAAGCTTACCAAACCCAAAAAGAACCTATAGATACGCAAATTCCGCTGGTAGTTTTAGTCAACGGACGTAGTGCTTCGGCCAGCGAGATCGTAGCTGGTGCTATTCAGGATCTGGATAGAGGAGTGGTGGTAGGTGCCAGAAGTTTTGGAAAAGGCCTTGTACAACGACCAAAAGAGCTCGCTTACGGTACACAACTTAAGATCACTATTTCCCGTTATTATACGCCAAGCGGAAGGTGTATACAGGCTTTAAATTATGCCGAAAGAGATGAAGACGGGAAAGCTATAAAAAGAGCTGTAGAAGATTATAAAGAGTTTAAGACCAGAAACGGACGTAGCGTTTTTGATGGCGGCGGAATTTCTCCCGATGTTAAACTGGAAACTTCAGAATACAGCAGCATTACTAATGCGCTGCTAGCACAAAATGCTATTTTTAATTTTGCTACCGAATATTACTATAAAAATGACTTGAAAGATCCCGAATCATTTGAGTTCACTGATACAGATTTCAACAATTTCAAATCCTTTTTGAAAACCTCTAATTTCGACTATAAAACCGCTACAGAACAGGAACTTGAAGAACTGCTTGCCATTGCTTCAAAAGAAGGTTATGAACAGGATATTTTAGGTCATTACAAAAGTATTTCCACTGAAATTGAAGCTCAGAAAAAGAAAGAATTAGACGAAAAGAAACATGAAATAGTAAGCATTTTAACCGATGAGATTATTAAACGCTATTTCTATAAAGAAGGCTTGTATGAGTATTATGTTGAAAACAATCCTGAAATTTTAGAGGCTAAATCCATTTTAAACAACAGCCAGCGTTATTCAGAAATTTTGAGGTAG
- the rnpA gene encoding ribonuclease P protein component codes for MDESFGKDEKLKSKKLIDILFQEGKSVKKYPLKLIYLPITNPEIKHFKTGVSVPKKLVKTAVDRNRIKRLMREAFRKNKYLVTSNFTQAYALMFIYISRDEISLEDLNKAMIKVMEKFNESENK; via the coding sequence ATGGATGAAAGTTTTGGAAAAGACGAAAAATTAAAGAGCAAAAAGCTCATAGATATATTATTTCAGGAAGGAAAATCGGTTAAAAAATATCCGCTAAAACTCATCTATCTTCCCATTACCAATCCTGAAATCAAGCATTTTAAAACCGGAGTTTCTGTTCCTAAAAAACTGGTGAAAACTGCTGTGGACCGCAACCGTATTAAACGTTTGATGCGGGAAGCTTTCAGAAAAAATAAGTATCTTGTAACCAGCAACTTCACACAAGCTTATGCCTTGATGTTTATTTATATTTCCAGGGACGAAATTAGCCTGGAAGACCTAAATAAAGCAATGATAAAGGTAATGGAGAAGTTTAATGAATCGGAAAATAAATAA
- the rpiB gene encoding ribose 5-phosphate isomerase B, with protein sequence MKIAIGNDHAGTGYKKKVVDYLKNKGIEVINYGTNSDDSVDYPDFVHPVADDVENQKVDFGIIICGSGNGANMTANKHQGVRSALCWTGEITKLAREHNNANVLSIPARFVSEHQAVDMVKIFLETSFEGGRHQKRVDKIPVEN encoded by the coding sequence ATGAAAATTGCAATAGGAAACGATCACGCCGGTACCGGATACAAGAAAAAGGTTGTTGATTACCTGAAAAACAAAGGTATAGAAGTTATTAACTATGGTACTAACAGTGATGATAGTGTAGATTATCCAGATTTTGTGCATCCCGTAGCCGATGATGTTGAAAACCAAAAAGTAGATTTTGGAATTATCATTTGTGGCAGTGGTAATGGTGCAAATATGACCGCTAATAAACACCAGGGTGTACGTTCTGCTTTGTGCTGGACGGGTGAGATCACTAAACTAGCCAGAGAACACAACAATGCTAATGTATTGAGTATTCCTGCTCGTTTTGTTTCAGAACATCAGGCAGTAGATATGGTCAAAATTTTTCTTGAAACTTCTTTTGAAGGTGGAAGACATCAAAAGCGAGTAGATAAGATTCCGGTTGAAAATTAG